In Mycobacteriales bacterium, the sequence CTTCATGTTTGCGATCGGCGACAGGCCGGTCGCCCCGCCGGGTGAGTGGTAGAACTTCCAGCTGACTCCGGACGCCTGCAGTTGCTCCGCGTAGCTGGTCCAGGAGTACGTCCCCGCCGGCGCGTTGTTGTCCAGCGCCGGTCCGCCCGCTGCGCCGTTCGGGTCGATCGTGCCGGTCATCCACATGTAGCGATTGGGATGCGTCGGGCCCATGACGCCGCAGTGGTAGCTGTCGCAGATGGTGAAGGCGTCGGCCAGGGCGTAATGGAACGGGATGTCGTCCCGGGTGAAGTAGCCCATTGTGTACTGGCCGTCGGTGGGGCCGTCCGAGGCCATGTGCGCCGAGACCCAGTTGTCCATCTTGCCGTTGTTCCAGGCCTGATGCTGCACCGTCCAGGCGTGGCTCATGGAAGGGATCGTCTGGGCGGCGCTGACCTTGGTATTCAGGTGGTAAGGCAGGAGGTAGCCGTCCGGGTTGGACGGGTCGGGCTGATAGAACACCGGCTTCTTGTTGGAGATCGGCATTGCGTGCGGATCCTCGAACCCCCGGACCCCCGAAAGGGTGCCGAAGTAGTGGTCGAAGCTGCGGTTCTCCTGCATCAACATGACGACATGCTTGATGTCGCGCAGGCTCGATCGACCCGCGGGCTGTGGCTCCGCGGCGAGCGCCTTGCGGACGTTCGGCGGCAGTGCCAGCGACGCGGCGCCCACGGCACCCGCCGCAACGCCTCCCGCGAGCAGCCGGCGACGAGTCATTCCCTGGCCGGTAGGGCTGTTTTCAGACACTGAACCTCACTCCGAAGAAAGGGACGCCTTGTCCGATCCACAGAGTGTTCAAGTCGGGCGGCGCGGACGGGATCAGCGCCTTACCAGCAGCTGAACATTGCCCGTCGAGCCCGGGCGGTCAGTGGTCCGCGCCGCACGCCGGGGCAGGAGGAGCCCGATGACTGCTCCGGCTAGGGCCAACGCGGCAGCTGTGGCGATGGCAGGTTGGAAGCCGTCGCTGAATGTCGTCGCGGAGCCAAGTCCGCCGAGGGTCGTGAATACCGCTGTAGTGATCGCGATCCCGAAGGCGCCCCCGAGCTGGCGGACGGTGTTGAACGTCCCCGACGCGGCACCGATTGCCGCCGTTGGTACCGCCCCGATGACAGCGCTCTGCGCCGACGGGATCGTCATCGCGATACCGACTCCGGAGAGCACGAATGGAAGTATCAGTGGCGGATAGGTCAACCCGGGCTCGGCGATCAGCGCGATCCACCCGAATCCCACCGCCTGCAGCAGCAGCCCAGCCACCACCAGTGGCCGCACACCGATCCTGTTGACGAGCTTGCCCGCGATCGGCGCGACGACGAAGAGTGCCGCTGTCCACGGCGCCAGCAGCAATCCGGTAGCCAGCGGACCATGGCGCAGCACGACCTGAAGGAATTGGGCGAAGAAGAACGCGCCGCTGAAAACGGATGCGAACAGCAGGAACCCGGCAGCATTGCCGGCGGAGAAGGCGCGCGCAGCGAAGAGACGCATCGGGATCAGCGGCGTACCGGCGCGCAACTCCCATCGCACGAACACCACGAGCGCGACCGCACCGAAGTACAGCGCCGCGACGACCTCGGTGCTGGCCCACCCGGATTCGTTCCCCCTGATCAACCCCCAGACAAGTCCGAACGCTGCCGCACTCGCCAACCCGATACCGGTGTAGTCCATCCGTCGGGAGGAACCTGTGTGCTCCTCGAGCCGCACCAGAACCAAGGGGATCAGCACCGCGGCGAAGGGTACGTTGATCCAGAAGATCCACTGCCAGGCCAGGTTCTGGACGATCGCGCCACCGACGAGCGGTCCACCGAGCGTCGCCAGTCCGGTGATCGAGGCGAACAGTCCCAGGGCCCGCGGCCGCTGTTCGGGTCCGAACGCCGCCGAGAGCACGGACAGGGCTGCCGGCGCCACCGCGGCGGCGCCGACGCCCTGAATCGCGCGGGTCACGATCAGCCAGCCGAGGCTCGGTGCCAGCGCACAACCCGCGGAGGCGATTCCGAACAGGGCCAGACCACCCACCAGGATCCGCCGACGGCCGTATCGCTCGCCCAGGGCCGCGCCGGCCATGAGCAGCACGGCGAACGGCAGAGTGTAGGCATTCACGGTCCATTCCAGATCGGCGATGGAGGCGTGTAAGTCCAGTGCGATCGCGTGCAGGGCGGTGGTGACGACCAATGCATCCAGCAGGATCATCAGTGACGCCGCCGATGCCAGCGCGAGTACCCAACGCTGAGTTTTCGTCACGGTCGTACGAGCTGGTAGGTGAGCAGGGCGAAGCCGTCACCCACGGTGCGGATGTCGACCAGTCGCAGGGGTTTCTTCTCCCTGGACTCACCGAACAGGCGCTCGCCGGCTCCGACCACG encodes:
- a CDS encoding alkaline phosphatase family protein encodes the protein MTRRRLLAGGVAAGAVGAASLALPPNVRKALAAEPQPAGRSSLRDIKHVVMLMQENRSFDHYFGTLSGVRGFEDPHAMPISNKKPVFYQPDPSNPDGYLLPYHLNTKVSAAQTIPSMSHAWTVQHQAWNNGKMDNWVSAHMASDGPTDGQYTMGYFTRDDIPFHYALADAFTICDSYHCGVMGPTHPNRYMWMTGTIDPNGAAGGPALDNNAPAGTYSWTSYAEQLQASGVSWKFYHSPGGATGLSPIANMKAFHDVASDKSSPLYANGLADTPLGQFEYDALNDKLPTVSWLFPPTANDEHPARMPAAGAGYIAGKIDAIAANPEVWAKTVFILSYDENDGLFDHVLPPTPPAGTADEIVTKTSPTGVDGAGLPIGLGFRVPCVIVSPWTTGGYVSSELADHTSQLQFLERVTGVKAANISDWRRRTVGDLTSAFRFGQASSKAPVLPDTTSAFNLAQFESSQFPLPAIPGSAQSVPRQEPGHRPHAG
- a CDS encoding DHA2 family efflux MFS transporter permease subunit, with the protein product MTKTQRWVLALASAASLMILLDALVVTTALHAIALDLHASIADLEWTVNAYTLPFAVLLMAGAALGERYGRRRILVGGLALFGIASAGCALAPSLGWLIVTRAIQGVGAAAVAPAALSVLSAAFGPEQRPRALGLFASITGLATLGGPLVGGAIVQNLAWQWIFWINVPFAAVLIPLVLVRLEEHTGSSRRMDYTGIGLASAAAFGLVWGLIRGNESGWASTEVVAALYFGAVALVVFVRWELRAGTPLIPMRLFAARAFSAGNAAGFLLFASVFSGAFFFAQFLQVVLRHGPLATGLLLAPWTAALFVVAPIAGKLVNRIGVRPLVVAGLLLQAVGFGWIALIAEPGLTYPPLILPFVLSGVGIAMTIPSAQSAVIGAVPTAAIGAASGTFNTVRQLGGAFGIAITTAVFTTLGGLGSATTFSDGFQPAIATAAALALAGAVIGLLLPRRAARTTDRPGSTGNVQLLVRR